A DNA window from Rhizobium sp. NXC14 contains the following coding sequences:
- a CDS encoding ABC transporter ATP-binding protein has product MGSLQLKSIRKTYGTHEVLKGIDLEVKDGEFVIFVGPSGCGKSTLLRSIAGLEDVTSGAVVINGRDETLTPPAKRGIAMVFQSYALYPHLTVKDNMGLGLKQAGTAKDEIDKRVGKASGMLSLAPYLGRRPAELSGGQRQRVAIGRAIVREPELFLFDEPLSNLDAALRVQTRLEIARLHRGLKATMIYVTHDQVEAMTLADKIVVLNAGSIEQIGSPMELYNRPANVFVAGFIGSPQMNFVPGEKVGDHSAKTIGVRPEHMTLSREQGTWRAKVVHVEHLGADTIIYLESEQCGLLTARLFGEHQYEPDEIVYATPDQARVHRFDADDRAIR; this is encoded by the coding sequence GTGGGATCGCTTCAACTCAAATCCATCCGCAAGACCTATGGCACGCATGAGGTGCTGAAAGGCATCGATCTCGAAGTCAAGGATGGCGAATTCGTCATCTTCGTCGGGCCGTCCGGCTGCGGAAAATCAACGCTGTTGCGCAGCATCGCCGGCCTCGAGGACGTGACCTCGGGCGCCGTCGTCATCAACGGCCGCGACGAGACGCTGACGCCGCCGGCCAAGCGCGGCATCGCCATGGTGTTCCAGTCCTATGCGCTTTATCCGCACCTGACGGTCAAGGACAATATGGGGCTCGGCCTCAAACAGGCGGGAACGGCCAAGGACGAGATCGACAAGCGGGTCGGCAAGGCGTCCGGCATGCTCTCGCTTGCGCCTTATTTGGGGCGGCGGCCAGCCGAGCTCTCCGGCGGCCAGCGGCAGCGCGTCGCCATCGGCCGCGCCATCGTGCGCGAGCCGGAACTCTTCCTGTTCGATGAGCCGCTGTCCAACCTTGACGCGGCGTTGCGCGTCCAGACCCGGCTCGAAATCGCCCGGCTGCACCGCGGCCTGAAGGCGACGATGATCTACGTCACCCACGACCAGGTCGAGGCGATGACGCTTGCCGACAAGATCGTCGTGCTGAATGCCGGCTCGATCGAGCAGATCGGCTCGCCGATGGAGCTTTACAACCGCCCGGCCAACGTCTTCGTCGCCGGCTTCATCGGCTCGCCGCAGATGAATTTCGTCCCCGGTGAAAAGGTGGGCGATCATAGCGCCAAGACGATCGGCGTGCGTCCCGAACACATGACACTGTCGCGCGAGCAGGGGACGTGGCGTGCGAAGGTCGTGCATGTCGAGCATCTCGGCGCCGACACGATCATCTATCTGGAATCCGAGCAGTGCGGCCTGCTGACGGCGCGCCTTTTCGGCGAGCACCAGTATGAGCCCGATGAGATCGTCTATGCGACGCCGGATCAAGCGCGTGTGCATCGCTTTGACGCGGACGACCGGGCGATTCGGTGA